The following proteins are co-located in the Seriola aureovittata isolate HTS-2021-v1 ecotype China chromosome 7, ASM2101889v1, whole genome shotgun sequence genome:
- the ggctb gene encoding gamma-glutamylcyclotransferase b, which produces MENHHTFLYFAYGSNLLKERLQLKNPSATVHCVARLKDYRLVFGNHRGLASDRWHGGVATIEHSLGDEVWGVVWRMNMSDLESLDSQENVTLGAYSPVELSVKTKGQELNCRTYVMNSCVYAPPSPQYLQVIRMGAEQNGLPMDYQEKLRAIKTNMYEGPLPMMAELERARRRAKERANHRSDA; this is translated from the exons ATGGAGAACCATCACACCTTCCTGTACTTTGCATACGGCAGCAACCTCCTGAAGGAGCGGCTCCAGCTCAAGAACCCCTCTGCAACAGTTCACTGTGTGGCCAGGCTCAAG gaCTATAGACTGGTGTTTGGGAACCATAGAGGCTTGGCCAGTGACCGGTGGCATGGAGGTGTAGCCACCATAGAGCACAGCCTAGGTGACGAGGTGTGGGGTGTCGTCTGGAGGATGAACATGTCTGATCTAGAGTCTCTGGACAG tcaggaGAATGTGACATTAGGTGCGTACAGTCCTGTGGAGCTCTCAGTGAAGACAAAGGGCCAGGAGCTCAACTGTCGCACCTACGTAATGAACAGCTGTGTGTACGCCCCGCCGTCGCCTCAGTACCTGCAG GTGATCAGGATGGGGGCGGAGCAGAACGGTCTGCCCATGGACTACCAGGAGAAGCTGAGAGCGATCAAGACCAACATGTACGAGGGTCCGCTGCCCATGATGGCTGAACTGGAGAGAGCCAGGAGGAGAGCTAAAGAGAGGGCCAACCACCGCTCTGATGCCTGA